A single Hylaeus volcanicus isolate JK05 unplaced genomic scaffold, UHH_iyHylVolc1.0_haploid 12221, whole genome shotgun sequence DNA region contains:
- the LOC128883241 gene encoding uncharacterized protein LOC128883241, producing MDYKTTYIREGPRRGSFTVEQDLSTSTNCTSNAKPFVFKLGVCAMQSKVNSSPMQSILKRLAKSPDFQIIQFSENVLLHKPVSSWPIVDCLIAFHSRGYPFEKVKEYTQATNPVILNDLDGMHFLRSRVKVIQMLKECDIPTPSHIIVDHPLCTLGNPNHVFEEHYDYIVYNGLRLNKPFIEKPCDADNHNNYVYYPRNAGGGCKKLFRKIEDRSSIFCPDYHQVRRDGIYVYEEFLATFGTDVKVYTVGPFFAHAEARKAPTLDGKVQRTAHGKEVRYPVILSEFEKVMAYKIVETFKQVICGFDILRTTSGFSYVCDVNGWSFVKGNVKYYNDCAHVIRILFLTKLQKKYNFIPRELREGELSIEAEEDTLRKTFIEVDDSVIHPNDADEELRAMIVVMRHGDRQPKQKLKFETSEPELLEYHCQSESEDASNSSCVTISQPKEIKLKSPEELQCLLEKTRHIIKRMSLMSLEGIEANQLFEHFCSLQRVLQRGDGFSGINRKFQIKPVEWKSVISKSGDTLVVVTRQLIVAKWGGELTGVGQAQAEDLGKRLRAAMYPGDEEGGLLRLHSTFRHDLKIYTSDEGRCQVTSAAFTKGFLDLEGQLTPILVQMVMRNAKAHALLDNSSVQSKERDLCKKWLDTLFNSENGLDDMEPNLRECIKHSPGYQEAAQFFKKPRVNMIAIKERIEELVNALSFEIRRCEWATGPPSQVRGSLEDDNAVFDEDHYQSSQDVSKLPIVSQYYTEHLLDKLSNQMHKKLNNNCMTDGFPCNSCHLIFLLSDRLRDIRSRWQELSNSWYRVKKKRFDSSKLPDLVDNVRYDLIHNHTYIGTAALKAAFSIYTQVEPLASFLGPAEYGLTPKQKIVIGVSLIPKLLKKIIADITFSRQSPDVKNSEKFISSEQDLLQPSSNLKASSYSDTLHEQNTAASKKMDSNPLVYEQETSTVHQDENLYKTLKSPRRGSIQHETLLTIPHNQTVVINTDPLWGHQKPRQTPAQASFSNLTTSDGKKNAQDARHNDNGVHSLICKHNSIESEKWANKSEYGSMGMDEKLSRSSLEEKKKDEEDDDHDDTWSHFRLKEKDAKEMGIKSPWRIVRSRYYVASASHIFSLFNILLHGYGVLQKEKISDNSQKNLIDEESLDTATNITDIHYLSHIVFRVWEKRNVDSNNPNRFRVEIQFSTGAKDGFGSNYSMLREHAQAKQALFQKHLQHVLAHQSEISPSRLQSPLMNVVCSLKDSSVHCIHTDSPNIHKTEDVTKRAAERRHSVCYSHDSTLDGLDILNKSKSGLHNDNFASSINKYDVSASQPQMSIVSSQFDKWSSSGTQPESFYEEKQVFETNDSELEENTHHSLRSFNGNKIESKVNSSDHQSPHRISGDPVPPYCEINPLHRLTRNCSVEILEKMVYALLSQAKELRNDLSF from the exons atggattatAAAACAACATACATAAGAGAGGGTCCTCGACGTGGTTCTTTCACAGTTGAACAAGATCTTTCGACATCAACTAACTGTACAAGTAACGCTAAGCCCTTCGTTTTTAAGCTTGGTGTTTGTGCAATGCAGTCAAAAGTAAACAGTTCTCCAAtgcaaagtattttaaaaagattagCAAAATctcctgattttcaaattatacaaTTCTCCGAAAATGTCCTACTACACAAACCCGTTTCTTCTTGGCCGATCGTTGACTGCCTTATTGCTTTTCATTCCAGAGGTTACCCTTTTGagaaa GTAAAAGAATACACTCAGGCTACCAATCccgttattttaaatgatttggATGGAATGCATTTTCTTCGAAGTCGTGTAAAAGTCATTCAAATgctaaaa gaGTGTGATATTCCAACACCTTCACATATCATTGTAGACCACCCTCTATGCACATTAGGAAATCCAAATCATGTGTTTGAGGAACATTAtgattatattgtatataacgGATTAAGGTTGAATAAACCCTTTATAGAAAAACCATGTGACGCTGACAATCATAATAATTATGTCTATTACCCTCGAAACGCTGGGGGTggttgtaaaaaattatttcgcaaAATAGAAGATCGCTCTAGTATTTTTTGTCCTGACTACCACCAG GTTCGCCGGGATGGAATTTACGTTTATGAAGAATTCTTAGCAACATTTGGAACTGATGTGAAGGTTTATACAGTAGGACCCTTCTTCGCACATGCTGAAGCTAGAAAAGCTCCCACATTGGATGGGAAGGTGCAAAGAACAGCTCATGGAAAG GAAGTCCGATATCCTGTAATTTTAAGTGAATTTGAGAAAGTCATGGCGTACAAAATAGTTGAGACCTTTAAGCAGGTCATTTGTGGGTTTGATATTCTTCGCACCACAAGCGGTTTCTCATATGTGTGTGATGTTAATGGATGGTCCTTTGTCAAgggaaatgttaaatattataatgattGCGCTCATGttatacgaattttattccttacaaaattgcaaaaaaaatataattttattcctcGCGAATTGCGAGAAGGAGAACTCTCTATTGAAGCTGAAGAAGACACATTAAGAAAAACTTTTATTGAAGTTGATGATTCCGTTATACATCCAAATGATGCAGATGAA GAGCTTCGGGCAATGATTGTCGTCATGCGTCATGGAGATCGTCAGCCCAAACAAAAGTTGAAATTCGAAACATCTGAACCTGAACTCTTGGAATATCATTGTCAAAGTGAATCTGAAGATGCATCAAATTCATCTTGTGTTACCATAAGT CAGCCGAAGGAAATAAAGCTGAAATCTCCTGAAGAGCTTCAATGCTTATTAGAGAAAACTCGACATATCATTAAAAGAATG AGTCTTATGTCATTGGAAGGGATAGAAGCAAACCAGctgtttgaacatttttgttcaCTCCAACGAGTTTTACAGCGAGGCGACGGGTTTTCTGGAATTAACCGAAAATTCCAAATCAAACCAGTGGAATGGAAAAGTGTGATAAGT AAATCAGGAGACACTCTTGTAGTCGTAACACGACAGCTTATCGTAGCTAAATGGGGCGGTGAATTAACCGGGGTAGGTCAAGCGCAAGCTGAGGATCTTGGTAAACGGCTGCGCGCCGCAATGTACCCCGGGGATGAGGAAGGGGGTTTACTTCGATTACACTCAACATTCCGACatgatttgaaaatttacacgTCTGATGAAGGCCG GTGCCAAGTAACCTCCGCAGCTTTCACGAAAGGATTCTTGGATTTAGAGGGACAACTGACCCCTATATTAGTTCAAATGGTTATGCGAAATGCTAAAGCACATGCCTTATTAGACAATTCCTCAGTGCAATCCAAAGAGCGCGATTTGTGTAAAAAATGGTTAGATACACTGTTCAATTCA GAAAACGGTCTAGACGATATGGAACCAAACCTTAGGGAGTGCATAAAGCATTCACCCGGCTATCAAGAAGCCgctcaatttttcaaaaaaccaAGGGTGAACATGATTGCA ATTAAGGAACGTATAGAAGAATTAGTCAATGCTTTATCATTTGAAATTCGACGATGCGAGTGGGCCACGGGGCCTCCATCACAGGTTCGCGGATCTCTGGAAGATGACAATGCAGTTTTTGACGAGGACCATTATC AGAGTTCTCAAGATGTATCAAAATTACCTATTGTTTCACAATATTACACAGAGCATCTTTTAGACAAACTCTCCAACcaaatgcataaaaaattaaataataattgcatgACTGATGGGTTTCCTTGTAATTcatgtcatttaatttttctcttatcTGACCGATTGAGAGATATCCGCAGTCGCTGGCAGGAGTTGAGTAATTCCTG GtatcgtgtaaaaaaaaaacgctttGATTCTAGTAAATTACCTGATCTTGTTGATAATGTGCGTTATGATTTGATACACAATCATACGTATATTGGCACTGCCGCTCTTAAAGCCGCGTTTTCCATATACACACAAGTAGAGCCGTTAGCATCTTTCCTTGGTCCAGCCGAATATGGACTAACGCCAAAGCAGAAAATTGTAATAGGTGTCAGCTTAATACCAAagcttttaaagaaaattattgcgGATATTACATTTTCGCGCCAAAGTCCTGATGtcaaaaattctgaaaaattcatttcttcggAACAAGATTTACTTCAACCTTCTTCTAATTTAAAGGCTTCTTCATACAGTGACACAT TACATGAACAGAATACAGCCGCTTCTAAAAAAATGGACTCAAACCCCCTCGTTTACGAGCAGGAAACATCCACAGTTCATCAGGATGAAAATctttataaaacattaaagTCGCCACGTCGAGGCTCCATTCAACACGAAACTCTGTTAACTATTCCTCACAATCAAACAGTTGTTATTAATACGGACCCTCTGTGGGGTCATCAAAAACCACGCCAAACTCCCGCACAggcttctttttcaaatttgacaACGtccgatggaaaaaaaaatgctcaa gatgcGCGACATAACGACAATGGTGTTCATAGTTTAATATGTAAAC ataaCTCTATAGAG TCAGAAAAATGGGCAAATAAAAGCGAATACGGTAGTATGGGAATGGATGAAAAACTTAGCAGGTCGtctttagaagaaaaaaaaaaagacgaggAAGACGATGACCACGACGATACGTGGAGTCACTTTCGACTTAAAGAAAAAGACGCCAAAGAAATGGGGATCAAATCCCCATGGCGTATCGTTCGTTCCAGATACTACGTGGCTTCTGCTtctcatattttttctttgttcaatATATTGCTACATGGGTATGGCGtcttacaaaaagaaaaaataagtgATAATTCCCAAA AAAATCTTATTGATGAAGAATCATTAGATACTGCCACAAATATCACTGATATACACTATTTATCCCACATAGTTTTCAG AGTTTGGGAGAAACGCAACGTTGATAGTAATAATCCCAATCGTTTTCGAGTTGAAATACAGTTTTCAACTGGTGCTAAAGACGGTTTCGGAAGTAACTACAGCATGCTACGAGAGCACGCGCAAGCAAAGCAGGcactttttcaaaaacatttacaaCACGTTCTAGCACATCAATCTGAAATAAGTCCATCTCGACTTCAAA GCCCACTCATGAATGTTGTATGTTCTCTAAAGGACTCTTCAGTACATTGCATCCATACAGACTCACcaaatatacataaaacaGAAGATGTAACGAAAAGAGCAGCGGAACGgag acACTCAGTTTGTTATTCTCACGACTCTACATTGGATGGTTTGgatattttgaacaaaagcAAAAGCGGCTTACACAATGACAACTTTGCTTCCAGTATCAATAAGTATGATGTCTCTGCTTCTCAACCACAAATGTCAATTGTATCAAGTCAATTTGACAAATGGTCATCATCAGGAACACAACCTGAATCTT TTTATGAAGAGAAGCAGGTTTTTGAGACCAACGACTCGGAATTGGAAG AAAATACCCATCATTCTCTAAGAtcttttaatggaaataaaatagaatccaAGGTTAACAGTTCCGACCATCAATCACCTCACCGTATATCAGGAGACCCAGTACCACCGTATTGCGAAATAAATCCGTTACATCGACTCACGCGCAATTGCTCGGTTGAAATACTGGAAAAGATGGTTTATGCT TTATTGAGTCAAGCAAAAGAATTACGTAatgatctttctttttaa
- the LOC128883480 gene encoding uncharacterized protein LOC128883480, whose product MATLADSFLQDLADLDDENDDNGFDDTIKRDNRLKGNGTEDASCSEDDDESIPDAIELFEKSKLSIDSFLSKISSQPDFMESMEKIREMTEKYPGGIRDKNDSFSREEYELVEKANDLIGKLDIGILNVHSFIRDIYAKKLPELESIVFSPLEYIAVVQRIKNETDLTVIELSDILPSTVTMAVTVAASMTTGQPLPLSDLEKVLVAAEEAMSLATHRKDVLTFLETRMGILAPNVSAIIGSALTARLITHAGGIVSLARMPAQNIMLIGSSSASMRTVSGAGVAGTFSSTSTVRSIIYGCDIIQSTPLATRNRALKLVSGKIGLAARVDSFHESPNGVVGCALREKIMQALVKAQEPPAAPIKKSLPIPDDAPRSRRGGKRHRRAKEKYGLTEIHKLQNRVVFGPEAEDEVGQDYDGVSLGMITKSIGHTKLRLQAKQQKIQVKRERRQHRLSSSGTQSVGAFSATASSNGTGGMSSSLAFTPLQGIELCNPETFTKSYSDQKDKGYFSSAVTFSKQNLLVNVKTKEEPA is encoded by the coding sequence ATGGCGACATTAGCAGATTCTTTTTTACAAGATCTTGCCGATTTAGATGATGAAAACGATGACAACGGTTTCGATGATACGATCAAGAGAGATAATAGGTTAAAAGGAAATGGAACAGAAGATGCTAGCTGTAGTGAAGATGATGATGAATCAATACCAGATGCCATTGAGTTGTTTGAAAAGTCGAAATTATCTATTGATAGTTTCTTGTCAAAAATATCTTCACAACCGGATTTCATGGAatcaatggaaaaaataagagaaatgaCAGAAAAGTATCCTGGGGGGATTCGAGACAAGAATGATTCATTCAGTCGGGAAGAATATGAGCTTGTTGAAAAAGCAAACGATTTAATAGGAAAACTTGATATTGGCATTCTGAATGTTCATAGCTTCATTCGGGATATTTATGCGAAAAAACTACCTGAATTAGAGTCAATTGTGTTTTCTCCCTTAGAATACATTGCAGTAGTGCAacgtataaaaaatgaaacagattTAACAGTTATTGAACTGAGCGATATTTTACCTAGCACGGTTACAATGGCAGTAACAGTAGCTGCTAGTATGACAACCGGACAACCACTTCCTCTATCAGATCTTGAAAAAGTGTTAGTTGCTGCTGAGGAAGCTATGAGTCTTGCTACTCATAGGAAAgatgttttaacttttttagAAACCCGTATGGGTATTTTAGCTCCAAACGTATCTGCTATTATTGGTAGTGCTCTGACAGCTCGTTTAATCACACATGCAGGCGGCATTGTTAGTTTAGCTAGAATGCCCGCTCaaaatattatgttaataGGTTCATCTTCAGCATCTATGCGAACTGTTAGTGGTGCTGGGGTGGCAGGAACTTTTTCATCGACGTCAACTGTTCGAAGTATTATTTATGGTTGTGATATTATTCAATCGACTCCGCTTGCTACTCGTAACCGAGCGTTAAAATTAGTTTCGGGAAAAATCGGTTTAGCTGCTCGTGTTGATTCGTTTCATGAGTCACCTAACGGTGTTGTTGGTTGTGCATTACGTGAGAAAATTATGCAAGCACTTGTCAAAGCTCAAGAACCTCCAGCAGCCCCGATTAAAAAATCGTTACCTATTCCTGATGATGCTCCAAGAAGTCGCCGTGGTGGTAAGCGGCATCGTCGAGCTAAAGAAAAATACGGTTTAACGGAAATAcacaaattacaaaatcgaGTTGTTTTCGGACCAGAGGCCGAAGATGAAGTAGGTCAAGATTATGATGGCGTCTCACTGGGTATGATTACAAAAAGTATTGGACACACCAAGTTACGACTTCAAGCTAAACAACAAAAGATTCAAGTTAAGCGAGAACGTCGTCAACACCGATTAAGTTCTAGCGGTACACAATCTGTAGGAGCTTTCTCAGCTACAGCCTCTTCTAATGGTACTGGAGGAATGTCTTCTTCCTTAGCTTTCACACCTTTACAAGGCATCGAATTATGTAATCCAGAAACGTTTACTAAAAGTTACTCGGATCAAAAAGACAAAGGATACTTTTCTTCTGCAGTgactttttcaaaacaaaatctaCTGGTTAATGTTAAAACTAAAGAAGAACCTGCGTGA
- the LOC128883563 gene encoding inosine triphosphate pyrophosphatase-like, translating to MEICLCTSNQNKTKEILSYINTHFGTLAYKFNIYATNVECPEIQGTSEDIVYDKLERAFEKMGVSVAVEDTSLEFAAFKGLPGPYIKHFLNVLKPEGLHNMLSGQQDKTAYAVTRIGFQGVGDPKPIIFEGRTQGSIVVPRGKTDFGWDSIFQPDNCVKTYAEMTIDEKNKVSHRGKAVAQFCAFLYNRLRDTHPELFTKEKL from the exons atggaaatttgtttGTGCACgtcaaatcaaaataaaacgaaagaaattctttcatATATCAATACACATTTCGGAACTTTAGCAtataagtttaatatttacgCGACAAATGTAGAAT GTCCGGAAATTCAAGGGACTTCAGAAGATATCGTTTATGACAAGCTTGAAAGGGCTTTCGAGAAAATGGGTGTTAGTGTTGCAGTTGAAGACACATCGCTTGAATTCGCTGCATTCAAAGGTCTTCCAGGACCTTATAT aaagcattttttaaacgtattaAAGCCGGAAGGCTTACATAATATGCTCTCAGGGCAACAG GATAAGACGGCTTACGCTGTTACTCGTATTGGTTTTCAAGGCGTCGGCGATCCGAAACCGATTATTTTTGAAGGCAGAACTCAA GGATCCATTGTTGTTCCACGGGGTAAAACTGATTTTGGGTG GGATTCAATTTTCCAGCCTGACAATTGTGTCAAAACGTATGCGGAAATGACAATCGACGAAAAAAACAAAGTGTCACATAG AGGCAAGGCAGTCGCTCAATTCTGCGCATTTCTGTATAATAGACTTCGTGATACTCATCCAGAGTTGTtcacaaaagaaaaactttaa